One window of the Carnobacterium maltaromaticum DSM 20342 genome contains the following:
- a CDS encoding FeoA family protein, which yields MTSVSKINLHELLTIKDLSQLDQLTRRRLKDVGITEGSIVEIKRRYPFGGPCMIESDGQRVGIRKHTLDFIFGDLVL from the coding sequence ATGACTTCAGTTAGTAAAATTAACTTACATGAATTACTAACCATCAAAGATTTATCACAGCTTGACCAATTAACGAGACGCAGATTAAAAGATGTCGGGATAACTGAAGGATCAATTGTTGAAATTAAGCGTCGCTATCCTTTTGGCGGTCCATGTATGATTGAAAGTGATGGTCAACGCGTAGGAATCCGCAAACACACACTGGACTTCATTTTTGGAGATTTAGTCTTATGA